ATgtaattgtggcagggtggaggagcagccactcagccgattgggcacacctgtgcccaatcaacctctctaCCCTGCCTGTctacataagaagtggctgcacaccagcaagaggtctgctgggagaaggttctgctggtgcacgtgtggcggtgtgattgaataaaggagttcctgcgCTAAACcgtgtgtcctctgtcctgtcggtcggccccagtggcaacgagcttgctacactgcctcttgctggtgtgcagctacttcttatgtagccaggcagggtggagaggttgattgggcacaggtgtgcccaatcagctgagtggctgatcctccaccctgccacagtaatattgtttttttgtgttggaATTCGTCCAAATATTTCTCAGGGCACCTGATGCATGTAGGGTATTCAAAAAAGTCTGCCTCtcatgtatatttaaaaaaaaggattcaAAAGTTTAAATGACTTCTCAGCTTGTGCAGACACATCTTCTCTTCTCTATTCCAGCCGGCCAAACTTGAATTTCCAGCTCTGGATTATCTTTATTGGATAAATCAGTGCACGTCTTTTGTCTTCTGTTTTCCTTTAGTTCCTCCGTGTCGTAGATGCATGTGCCACTTTTCTGAGCAAAGCTTTGCATCTGGAAAGCTGCATCGGGATCCTGAACCTCGCCGACAGCCACGCCCTGCCAGCACTGAGGACCAGGACTCAGGACTACATCACCTCTCACTTCTCTCAGGTGATCCAGCTGGAGGACTTCCTGCAGCTGCCGGCCGAGTCCCTGGAGGCCATCCTGCAGAGGGACAGCCTGGACGTGAAGTGCGAGGAGTGTGTTTTTGAGGCGCTGATGCGCTGGGTGAGAGCCCAGCGGGACGAACGCTTCCCACTGCTGGCCAGGCTGCTCTCACACGTGCGACTGCCGCTGCTGGAGCCGGCGTACTTTGTTGAAAAAGTAGAGTCGGACGAGCTGATCCGCAGCTGCAGCGAGGCCTTCCCTTTTCTGCAGGAGGCCCGCACTTATCACCTCTCCGGTCGGGAGGTCAGTATGCGCGAGAGGGCCAGAAGTGACACATTTTTCCCTCAGTCGGTTGTCTTTTAGTCCGATAACTCCTGCATGATTCACCTGTCTCTAGGTGGTCTCAGAGCGAACCAAACCTCGCGAGCAGCACTTTCTCTCTGAGGTCTTCCTGATCATTGGAGGCTGCACCAAAGATGAGCGTTTCGTTTCCACTGTCACGTGTTTAGACCCGCTCCGACGCAGCCGGCTGGAGGTCGCCAGGCTGCCGATGACGGACATGGACGATGAGTCCCAAAGCAGAAAGTGGGTGGAGTTTGCTTGTATCACCTTCCACAATGAAGTTTACATATCCGGTAAGAGGATAAAGTCACGTTTGTCACAGACAGACTTACTAACATGTGTATCTGACATTCTGTAACTATGAGAAAAGTTAAATTGGCTGGCGGTCTGATGGTTCCCTCGTTTGCATCCTTTCCCTAAAGATCAGTCATACCTCGAGTCAATAAATTAAACTGGTGCCCTGGGTTGTTACGGTTTCTGAGTCGTGCAGGATTcaaattaaatgttttagttGGTCATTTGAGGCAAGCGAACAGAAAAACAGGAAGATGTGACACAGTTTGAACAGACGAACGCTGTGGTTTTAGGTGTTTCACAACCCAGGAACTGACGTCTCAGCTTATCAACTGTTTTCAGAGTTCTGCACCCTGCAAAGAAAAGTCAGACTAGGTCATGGGATGTTACATCCTCAATCCCCTCCAGAGCAGAACCACAGACTCGATTAGGCATCAGTGTTTGCTAACGAAAGCTCGTCTGCAGGGAAGGTGCCAGTTGTTCTGAGATACCATTGTTGTCGTAGGGGGTAAGGAGACGCAACATGATGTTTGGAAGTACAACGGGGCCCTGGACAAGTGGATCCAGATCGAGCCCCTGTCCACTGGCCGCTGGAGACACAAGATGGCGGTTCACAGCGGGAAGGTGTACGCCATTGGCGGATTTGATGGGGTTCAGAGACACACAAGTGTGGAGGCTTATGATCCCTTTCACAATCGCTGGACGCAGGTTAttcttcattcatttattttgatatatGAATTTTGATTCAActttctgtttctcattttaatGTTACGTCTCATCACTCAGATATAATCACATAAATACCTTTTATTCGATGTATTCACTGCAGGTAACGCCTCTTGCGATGGGCGTCAGCTCCTTTGCCGCCGCCAACTTCGACAGATGGATCTACGTGATTGGTGGAGGTCCGAATGGAAAACTGGCCACCGATAAAGTCCAGTGCTGGGAACCCGGGACCGACAGCTGGGAGCTGCGGGCGCCAATTCCCACGGAAACTAAGTGCACTAACGCTGTAACGTTCAAAGACTCCATCTACATAGTTGGTAAGTTGGAACATGCAGAAACTGTAAATTTAAAAATAactgtagattttttttttttgaattttatGCATCCAATGTTTTCCTGGAAAACTGTTGAAAACAGATCAATAAAAGAGtgagaaataagaaaagaaaaagcaccaaaaattaaatatctttgtttttatgttaattGGCATCAGGTTAGTAATATAACTAGGTGTTTAAAGATAATCACAAGGACAATAGTAGTCGAGATCAGGTACTGTAGgtgtgagatgagatgagatgagatgagatgagatgagatgagatggtCCTTATGGTCATTGCCACTTCTTTATCCAAAGGTACAACAGAATTGAAGGTGCTGTTGACTCAAGGAGgtatacataaaaatgaacaTAAAGTTAAGACCAATAAATAGTAAAGTAAAAATGTAAACTGAGAATTGCACAGATAAAGAATATATACAGACACAAATTCACTTTCATTGCATTTAGAGCCAAGGTTGCCTTCAGGTAAAAGCTTTTGTTTTTAGGCGGCTTGTACTGGTTCTCATAGTCTTGTATCTCTTGCTTGATGGCAAAAGCTGGAAGTGGCCCCGGGTGTGAATCGGCGCGTTTCCACGAGCAGGAGTTCAGGGTAAATCTGCCAGACAGAAACCCTTCACAGGCCTGACCGTCTCCTCAGCCCCTTCAGCCGGCGTGTCTCCATGACACTTAGCCGtcttccaccaaaccggttccagagctggttctgggcaagtgctggtgctggttcacaactcgttcaagttggtgctaccttggaaccagtTTTTCTGGCCAGGAGCCAGTTAGTTGtccgtggaaacagaaagccctgtttttttaaaacatacacTGCGGTCGTAGTGATTGAGATTAATCGCTACAACACCCCTTCCACCAGAACTCTTTATTGATGTAAAAAATTAACTGATGTATGGTCACGTGATTTAAGTTCAGGGCTGAACGTAATTTCCTGCTTTTGGAAAACCCAATCAGCAGACACCCCCCACCAGGTAGCCACTCGAGGCCGAAAAACGTCCCTCTCCTACTACAGGGCCGTTTTTGGCCCCCGCAAATGTTCCTGAAGACCACATTACAGGgctgttcctggtaatggaaacacttACAAACATAGTCAAGTAATTTAAGAATCTGTCCTTATATCATTAGAAAATCGCAAAGAATTTTTGGATGTTGTTACTGACAATACCATACACGTATTGATTGATAGTTCACAATACTGTTCTTTAAAACATAACATTAcataacaacatgagaaagctAGACAAGAGCCAACATCAATGAGGACGTCGTTGCAGATGGGATGGGTAACACTCCTTTGGTGCACACATTGCATATTTTTTAGGGAAGGTCTtgcatatttcagcaagacagcGCAATGCTACATTCTGCACATACTGTAACACCATTTCTCTGTAATTGTCCAGGCCTTCTTGTAATCAAGACCACTGatacaaacatccatccatccatccatccatccatccatccatccatccatccatccatccatccatccatccatccatccatccatccatccatccatccatccatccatccatccatccatccatccatcgggtGGGGAGTGGGGTGCACCCTGGACATGTCACGTATGCATCAAAGCTCCCAATCAAAACATTTGACAcattaataacaaaaataaacaaaaaaagggccctgaactaactaactaaaactgaaataaatgtgaaaatatACAACTAAAGTATCTGGAGGTAAGTGGAAGAGGAGATTATACAGAGGACAACACCAGAGAACCAAGTCTGGGCCCTTATTCTGTCACAGATGGTGAGGGTTGGgattatgatttaaaaaataataataattaaaaacaatactttggCCTGCACAAAACAACATGTAAAGTAAAATTCTAGCATCTCATGATTTCTGGGCCTAAAAACCGTGCTTCAAACCCAAGGtttttttggtttatatatatatatatatatatatatatatatatatatatatatatatatatatatatatatgtatatatatatatatatatatatatatatatatatatatacatatatataataggatctattttatttaaaaatttgaatCTTCATTTGTGGTTTCGGTACAACATATGaggatttatttctttatttttttactgacAGAATAGTATAGGCCCTAGTGTTACAAACATGAAGGCATCGAGAATAGAGTCTTTTATTTCTGTGAATGGTTCGATGTTGgaaatgataaaataattataaatcaCTGACAAATCTTCCTTGTGGTTCCAGGTGGGGCCATGCATGCCATGTACTGCTACTCCCCCCACTCCGACTCCTGGTCTCTCGTGACCCGTCTGGGCGAGAGGGCGAGTTGCGCCATCGCCGCTTGCAACAACAAACTTTTCATCACAGGAGGAAGAGATAACAAGAACCAAGTGATCTCCACAGTCATGTGCTGGGACGTCGCCAGAGCGACGTTGACGGAGGAGTGTGTTCTGCCCATGGGCGTGTCACACCACGGCAGCGTGACCCTCATGAAGtcctacacacacatacacagaatAACACTTCCGTCAGAGTCTCAGTGACAGGTTACACCCTTTACGAACTGTGGCTGGTATAAAAATGATGCAGGAAGCTTGCGCACACGTGCATATACATGCTTGAACTTGTCCCTAAACTTTGCACTCAATCCTTGagccatatttttattttttttttgtaactgttCTTATTGAATAAAAGGTTTTCAAATCCTGcaagattttcaaaataaaggtacAATAGAAATGAATaagtcaataaataaataaaacagaagaaagaaaatcatTATAACTGTGATATTTAACGATGCATACAggaaaataatcaaatatgtGTTTCCAAACCATCGGATTTGATAAGTGTGTTTTTCTAAAGTTCTACTTTAAATGATGGACACACCGCCAACTCATAAACATCTGGATTGAAATAGTTTATATTTGCTATTTGAATGTTGTGGTTTCCACTTATTTGGTTTCAAAATGTTTCCTCAGACATTTTATGCTTTTTACACAGCAACTGAAGATGATtagtataaaaataaacaatcacTGGGATGTGATGAACATGCAGGCCGTGCAGGTTTCAAATCCGTGTTTCAAACATGAACAAATTGATTTATTctgcctcttttttttaaacgacTGAGCTTCAACAAGCATTATGATTGGATGTGTGACAACAGCGCCCCCGTGCGGCCAGTCAGGAAAACTCCACATTCTAGTTGAACACCTGCAGCTCAGGTAGGCGCTGCCTACGTCACTGTCTGATACGGGCTGAAACCAAAACTCCTCTCTGCGCTGGTTTCCATGTCGGATCAAGTATTCTCCATAGTTTAGTTTCAAGCCCTTTTCCAGACTCGCTGTAGGAAAACTAGGATGATTTTGGACTTGTTCCGCGGTCGTTTACTCACTAATCCCGGCAGGAAGAGTTGATCTGAAGTCACGAAGAGAAAGCAAGTTCCCACGACATGATTCGTGGTTATTTCCTCGTTTTCTCGGTCTTGTCCTCCTATCAAGGTGAGTTTTTCTGtagaaaaaccttttttttaaagaaaaaaacaagctttttagTGTTTATTGTATGTAAGTGAATGTTATTATGGAGGAAAGGTCCTGGCACGCAGCCAGTGGGAGGAGCAGCACATTCCCCTGCTGCTGCAGGTACAAGGTCGAGCCAGTTCATTCTGTCTGATTTGGAGTTTTTAAACTTCCTAGACGGAATGCAACTGTGACATAAATGTGAAAACAGTCATGCAAAGAGAGGAGAATGTGTAATTAATGAGCATAAACTCTAAATACGTCATTatctgctctatttaaatatGTGAGTAAATGTGTGCAGGTGTTCCACCTGCTGAGGTAAACTGGTAACTGTGTTTAGTAGACTggtagtcaagaccgcctaagaccaagactagttcagctcaagactgagaccaaaaacaaacctagttatttatttcctgatcctgcgtgatcgtagaacatcatcctggttcagctagtttccatatgaggttgtattcaactacagcacaataacagagagacgtggatgatgatgttgaactctctataaatgttttcatccatcagctgagatcagatatttgtggcgactgcactaccgctatttctacactattggaggattgaatccagtgcttttaaggattgacacgactattaactagtcccaaaatcctctaacagaataaccagcctccaacacccccctccacccccaaggaatgaatagtaaatattactgatttaaattggacttaatttgaagatgaaacgtgaatTTAAAATATTAAAGTTACGCACAATTATCAACTTGcatatttaccattatagtagccaaattacaccgtatatcagcatcactgaaatggtcctgatgcttaatcaatcacaacgatatgcaaaaattattcaaaggccaatgatgccatatttatttaaacaaggccattataaacacaatactgtaattaaatacagacacatgcatatgcaccaaaacattaaatcaaatgcaaaatacaagtcagaattagaatcagaatcagaaagaagtttattgccaagtagtacactcacaaggaatttgttgtggtgatttggtgcaatacaaaagaacaaataatattaagtGAGATATGaaatataaagtaaaaagaaaagatgaacaTCATGTTGGTTTTAAACTGCCGGTGTCACGGGTGGGGTTgtttaggacccagatgcaggagagcgagaggcaggagttccaaaaaacagggtttatttcacagaaaccaaaaaccaaagcgctgcttagcaggaccAAAAATTCAGAACTAGGATCAAAAActaaacacatggaaacacggagggagcaaacagtacggaatgaccaggagcaagggaaagacaagaccagatatacacaagggggtaagacacaggtgtgaacaatcagggcagatggaagacagcggggcagaacagaaacagaaactgaCACAAAGCTGACAGCCGGAGTAATGAGTCTTCACAGAGGTGACccaggatgtgcgttaatgtgaaGCATAAGGTCAGAAGTGGGGTCTTTATGTTAAtcatgtaacgtagagtgggggggcagtctgtggtagacgggggacaggggggtccggggccttgATGACGAGGCCAGCTGCAGtcgggaagaaactgtttttatggcgtgaggttttggtcctgatggaccgcagcctcctgccagagggaagagtctggaacagtttgtgtccggggtgggaggggtctgcCGCCATCTTTCCTGccatctttcctgcacgcttcagggtcctggagagatgggagattgcagccaatcaccttctctgcataGCGGCTGATACGCTGCTGCAGTGtacagtttacaaaactgtacattaacaagaggcagaactgctgatcacaagattctgtcaccttggtgtgcaaTGACCTGGCGAAACCGAGAAACCCGAGACGAGACCGAGACCGTAGACTGTCGAGGCcgtgacaagaccaagaccacaaaaaagtgggcTTGAGACCAAGAGCACTcttgagaactacaagtctagcgTTTAGTAGCAAACGTACAGGATTCGTTGACATTAATACAATAAACATGCTGTTACTGCAAGAactcatcagaatcagaaatacatttactgccaagtagtttaacacatacaaggaatttgttgtggtgattggtgcaatacaaaagaacaaataatattaaaagaaacaatgtacaacatgttggttttaaagggCCGAGGTCAGATCAAGAGACATTTCTGAGAGACATTTCAGACATTTCTGAGAAGGGGAGCAGTTTTTCCGGCTGGTTTTGGGGTGTTGTTAAGCGCTACTTCAGGTTTCAGCAGAAATGGCTTTATCTTGATCAAGGAACTAGTGAATAATCTTGATAGTAGCTGTTGTAAACACTATTTTATCTTTAGACCTGCTGTAAACAAAGGCAGGGCCTCCTTTTATACACAACCACACCTGGGACATGTTTTCCAGTCATTTATCTGTCTGTTTTTGCTCTGAGcttcaaaatgaatgaaaattaaAGCAGGTTTAAGTCCATGCCTCCAGTTGTACAAGATCAATACCCGTGTTTTGCAGGACAGGACTCTATCATACTCCTCCAGCCACCCGTCTGCTTAGTCGGGCAGTAAAGTGTCCAGAGCTGATCCCATAGTGACCCCGATTCCTCAGTGAAATCTGCTGGGATCTCGTGGGCTTGTAGGATGTTAAATATTAGTGAGATAAGTTAATATTCATGAGCAAGTTGTGTTTGGGAGGCCCCTGCTGCAACTTCAGGCTCAGTTTATCGTGGACAGGTCACGGACGGCAAACAGTAAGTGGGATGAAAGAGCAGCTGCATCGGTCTctggatgtttttaaaaagcatacACTGTTTATATCAGTTTTAACACTAAAAGTTGAGAATAAACAAGTGAGTTTGTGCAATAAAATTGTACCTGCTTAATATAAGTATCCTACTAAACTACACACTTGTAGATAAATACGATGAGCCACCATGAAGATGTAGGACATACCCCCAAAATACTgatcaatgtcaatgtcaatgtcaattttatttataaagcacatttaaaaacgaccgaggtcgaccaaagtgctgtacagcatacacgaaaataaaacaataccaaaagaaaaacacagtacacagtgtagaaacaataaaatcactaacatactaaaatgatcaatgtttACTCAGTGTTTATTTCCATGTTTGGTTAACTTACTAATGAAAAATAACCATTTTAATTGTCTACATCAAAAGTTTGGTGAAAGTTATTAGCAGCTTTTCCTCTGAAAGTTCCCCGAACACGTGAAGGTTACTGGAGGAACTTGCGAGGAGGGCTCAGGCCACTCAAACACTCGGCTGAGAGACCGTTTCCTCCCCTCCTGACTGCCAGTGGCGGAACACAAAGTGGACGTGACTTCTCGCGCTCCTTTCAGGTTGAGTTTTTATGTGAACAAAGTCCCGAATGTGACCCGGCGGCTAAACCGGACCCACCAGATCTCCTCGTGCCAAGCAGGAGTGACCTCTGTGACTGGCTGTCATCCAGGGACTCGCAGGACCTTAGTTACCTCCGTTGAGCAGTGatatcaccatggcaacggtgaagaaatgagcctgaaccCTGGGCAGAAGATAGAGGATGCTCATGTTTACTGTCATGTCTActgtctaaaccaggggtctccaaccctgctcctggagagcacctatccagcatgttttaggtgtctccctgcatgaacacacgtgattctaatcaatggtcgtcattaacttgtcatcaaggtctggaccgttctgttgttgacacagctccttgtatcattgtgtgctgaagcagggaaacatctaaaacatgctggataggtgctctccaggaccagggttggagagcCCTGGTCTAAACATTTCATTATGACGAGAACAGATGTGTCTCTGGAattggcctgtgttgaaaaaatcgattttctgattctaaatcgattctcatattaattactaaaaatcgattcgtatgtctaaagatcgattttttttttttaatttttttttcatcattacattacaacttttggtatttttttgtttatgcccaaaaaaggaattatttgttggacacgagaataactggtaccatgtttttgcctttaaatatgtttaaaggtatgaaaacatacaATTTTTTAGTTATAATgcataaattgtatatatatttctttgctttatatacagtCTTGGggatacatttgcataaaatgctaaaaaccaaattctcaaaaatgggaagaaattaaaccgatttcatactgatttctgtttgctgccctggatctgtttggtaattctgacccacatgatgtttctgaaagcagttctaccagcattctgggaggtgattggtccttacagcatcattagctgccaatacttgctgttgaatctcaatataatactagtattaatatgttgtataactacacagtcatataattcatgcaacagctgaaaaaacagttttaataacactaacccaaatcaatatcggaatggaatcgaatcggattgaatcaaagcgtgataatggattctgaatcttaagaatcggaatcaaatcgattcttgacatttgaatccatccccagccctactctggAAACTACTCGGGGACAGAATCTGGTAAGACCAAAGCTGCTGGTCAAGAGTGCAACATTTCCCCATCTTAGGACGGGATAAGAGTGAAAAATGTTGACTAGAACCCCTGGATGTTTGCAAAGATTGTTTCTGGACAAGATGCTTCACCCAAGATTGTTGTGAGGAGCCTTCATTAAGGTGACATTAAAGGTTCGGGGGGAGTCTGCTGCCGCTGTAGCTTTAGGACCGAGACAGAGTGATCTTCTAGAAGCCCAGATTTTAATCTTATGGTGGGAATTTATGGTCGATGCCCATTCAGGGGAATCACTCAGAAAACTGGGCTGAAAACCCACAACTGACTTGGTTACTAGGAACTACTTACATAGGAACTAAAAGGCCCCTCGGTAAATAAAAgctcaattaaattttatttatatagcatctattacaacagaagttatcTTTAGGcattttccagagacccagagcatgacccccgagcaattattacataaacataacataaacagtggcaggtaaaaaactcccgtagtgagagaaaaaccttaagccaaaaagttgcaaggaaaaactccccagCTACACTTGTGATCAGTCTTGATGAAGGTATTTATGGGCACTGCTCAGATCtacttgtacttgtacttgtcATCGTTGTATCCAGAAGCATTAAGAACAAGAAATAAAATCCTCTCTAATTTGTCTGATGTCTGTATTCTGTTCGTCTAGTGGCCGCGGAGCCTCCTACGTACGCACTCCTGGGACAAGCCGCCAACATTGACCCGAACTTAAGAAAGCAACCTGATGAAATTCTGTGGAAGCACAATGGCGACAAAGTGGTGGAGTTTACCGGCATGGAGCAGCTGGAGTTCGGCTCGTACCAGGGACGGGTCACCCTCCACTGGGATTCTGCAGAGGTGGAAATCAGAGAGCTGAGCTCTGACGACAGCGGCCTGTACGTCCTGGAGGCTTTCCACCGGAAGCATAAATTCATGGAAAcctttaaatttactttacagGTCATaggtaagtttgtttcttttactcttttacttttttttactaacGTCTAGATTCTTTAGCTGGGAATTGATGCGTTACTATAGCAACAACAGCTGCAAAGAGTTTGCTGCTGAAACGTCAACGTGTGGGTTGGttgatgatgctgatgctgctgatgaggCTGCTGATAATGTTCTTCCCATTTAATGTTCTTCCCTCAGGTGTTAATTTTACCTTACGGGTGGTatattttgcagtttttttggttatttttttgtactCTGTCTTCAAAGCGGCACAAATATTCACCATTTAAGAATCATTCTGGTTTGAATACCATCATGATGACGTGTTTATTGAACTTCGAGGAAATAAAAGAGGGTTTATCAGTACTAAACCCGTTTTATTTACCATTTACATTTCTGGTAGCTGTTTTTACTAGTATTCCTCACCAGTGAAttcagagttccagcaggaagctGCATTGCCATCCAGTCCAGGCCACGTTGCAGACGGAGGTGTATCTGG
This DNA window, taken from Cololabis saira isolate AMF1-May2022 chromosome 6, fColSai1.1, whole genome shotgun sequence, encodes the following:
- the klhl6 gene encoding kelch-like protein 6; this encodes MSDSLERTTECPLLNLEDGPGPSEETGKAADGGELPWQDEGLPVELQRGMENLRVNRELTDVTLCVQGHDFPCHRAVLAAASQYFRAMFRSGLKESHEERVEIKGLDSGTMSSLLEYTYTSRALLTQANVQRVLEAASQFQFLRVVDACATFLSKALHLESCIGILNLADSHALPALRTRTQDYITSHFSQVIQLEDFLQLPAESLEAILQRDSLDVKCEECVFEALMRWVRAQRDERFPLLARLLSHVRLPLLEPAYFVEKVESDELIRSCSEAFPFLQEARTYHLSGREVVSERTKPREQHFLSEVFLIIGGCTKDERFVSTVTCLDPLRRSRLEVARLPMTDMDDESQSRKWVEFACITFHNEVYISGGKETQHDVWKYNGALDKWIQIEPLSTGRWRHKMAVHSGKVYAIGGFDGVQRHTSVEAYDPFHNRWTQVTPLAMGVSSFAAANFDRWIYVIGGGPNGKLATDKVQCWEPGTDSWELRAPIPTETKCTNAVTFKDSIYIVGGAMHAMYCYSPHSDSWSLVTRLGERASCAIAACNNKLFITGGRDNKNQVISTVMCWDVARATLTEECVLPMGVSHHGSVTLMKSYTHIHRITLPSESQ